One Paenarthrobacter aurescens TC1 DNA window includes the following coding sequences:
- a CDS encoding putative transcriptional regulator, GntR family (identified by match to protein family HMM PF00392; match to protein family HMM PF07729), which translates to MTLTPSHRPALAEEITAKLRDMIKSGEWPLQERIPAEPELMSSLGVSRGTLREAIKALAHSGMLEVRRGDGTYVRANSEMSGAAQRMYLEHTQEHIVEVRLGLDTQAARLATKHATVDDLAEMRRLLALRHDAWQAEDYPTWASADWEFHERVALASGNPLLHQLYVSFGGVFHNDLLRQQRKGGFNGIPREGHDELVDALEAHDPDAAVASVYRNLDYCSDQGPR; encoded by the coding sequence ATGACCCTGACCCCTTCGCATCGCCCGGCCCTTGCCGAGGAGATCACCGCCAAGCTGCGGGACATGATCAAGTCCGGTGAATGGCCTCTTCAGGAGCGAATTCCTGCCGAGCCCGAGCTCATGTCCTCGCTGGGCGTTTCGCGGGGAACCCTGCGCGAAGCCATCAAAGCACTGGCCCACTCGGGCATGCTGGAGGTCCGGCGCGGGGACGGCACGTACGTCAGGGCCAACAGCGAGATGTCCGGGGCTGCACAGCGAATGTACCTGGAGCACACCCAAGAGCACATCGTGGAAGTACGGCTCGGCCTGGACACCCAGGCGGCCCGCCTGGCCACCAAGCACGCCACAGTGGATGACCTCGCCGAAATGCGCCGACTCCTTGCCCTAAGGCACGACGCCTGGCAGGCCGAGGACTACCCCACGTGGGCCAGCGCCGACTGGGAGTTCCACGAACGCGTTGCCTTGGCGTCAGGGAATCCGCTGCTGCACCAGCTGTATGTTTCCTTCGGCGGCGTCTTCCACAACGACCTCCTGCGGCAGCAGCGCAAGGGCGGCTTCAACGGCATCCCCCGTGAAGGCCACGACGAACTGGTGGACGCCCTGGAGGCCCATGATCCCGATGCCGCCGTGGCCAGCGTGTACCGGAATCTGGACTACTGCTCGGACCAGGGCCCGCGGTAA
- a CDS encoding metallo-beta-lactamase superfamily protein (identified by match to protein family HMM PF00581; match to protein family HMM PF00753), whose translation MDVVVIETPQLGDRSYLVHDGSVALVIDPQRDIDRVEGAALKAGVRITHVAETHLHNDYVTGGLILAEKHGAEYLVNAADEVSFARVPVSDGQVLRVGRLLVSVVATPGHTHTHLSYVVRDDTHDGGTEAVFSGGSLLYGSVGRTDLVSPHDTAKLAHDQYSSVRRLVDSAHPEAALYPTHGFGSFCSIGPASHQESSTIGEQAKSNHALTDPNEDHFVSELLANITAYPAYYAHMSPLNAAGVGPAALQVPDSVDAEELGRRLRSGEWVVDLRHRVAFADSHLQGSVSFEYGRGDNFTSYLGWVIPWNQPLTLLGPLSEVEKAIRDLARIGIDSPDAAGGPESTVLNVGALAPDHPRASYGHGDWSLLLREREPADVVLDVRRPDEYMASHIKGALNIPVYELLGRITELPDTRIWVHCATGYRASVAASLLNRAGRKVVLINARFRDAAGTGIETVP comes from the coding sequence ATGGATGTCGTCGTCATCGAAACGCCCCAGTTGGGGGACCGGAGCTACTTGGTGCACGACGGCAGCGTTGCGTTGGTAATCGACCCCCAACGTGACATCGACCGTGTAGAGGGCGCGGCATTGAAGGCCGGTGTCCGGATCACACATGTGGCCGAAACGCACCTTCATAATGACTACGTCACCGGCGGGCTCATTCTGGCGGAAAAGCACGGTGCTGAGTATCTGGTGAACGCTGCCGACGAGGTTTCGTTTGCCCGAGTCCCCGTTTCCGATGGCCAGGTCCTCCGCGTCGGCCGCCTCTTGGTCAGCGTGGTGGCCACTCCGGGCCACACCCACACGCACCTCTCATATGTGGTGCGGGATGACACTCACGACGGCGGCACGGAAGCTGTGTTTTCCGGCGGCAGCTTGCTCTACGGTTCAGTGGGGCGCACGGACCTGGTCTCACCCCACGACACGGCGAAGTTGGCCCATGATCAATACTCGTCGGTCCGGCGACTGGTGGACTCGGCGCATCCTGAAGCGGCCCTCTACCCGACCCACGGCTTCGGATCATTTTGTTCCATCGGCCCCGCGAGCCATCAGGAATCATCGACGATCGGCGAGCAAGCAAAGTCCAACCACGCCCTGACGGATCCCAACGAGGACCATTTCGTTTCTGAGTTGCTGGCGAACATCACCGCCTACCCGGCGTACTACGCCCACATGAGCCCACTCAATGCGGCGGGTGTTGGCCCGGCAGCCTTGCAGGTTCCGGACTCCGTGGACGCGGAAGAGCTGGGCCGGCGCTTGAGGTCAGGGGAGTGGGTGGTGGACCTGCGGCATCGCGTGGCCTTCGCGGACAGCCATCTCCAGGGAAGTGTGAGTTTTGAGTACGGTCGCGGGGACAATTTCACCAGCTACCTCGGCTGGGTGATCCCGTGGAACCAGCCACTCACGCTACTGGGCCCGCTCAGCGAGGTTGAAAAGGCGATCCGTGACCTGGCGAGGATCGGAATCGACAGCCCGGATGCCGCCGGCGGGCCTGAATCCACGGTTCTGAACGTTGGCGCGTTGGCCCCCGACCATCCGCGGGCAAGCTACGGGCACGGGGACTGGAGCTTGTTGCTCAGGGAACGGGAACCGGCAGACGTGGTGCTGGATGTTCGCCGACCGGACGAATACATGGCCTCCCATATCAAGGGAGCGCTTAACATTCCGGTTTACGAGCTGCTCGGCAGGATCACTGAGCTGCCGGACACCAGGATCTGGGTGCACTGTGCCACGGGATATCGGGCAAGTGTGGCAGCGAGTCTCCTGAACCGGGCAGGGCGCAAGGTGGTGCTGATCAATGCGAGATTCAGGGATGCGGCCGGGACCGGAATTGAAACGGTGCCGTAA
- a CDS encoding putative ferredoxin/ferredoxin-NADP reductase (identified by match to protein family HMM PF07992) → MSISTPVGSADRPLRVAVIGSGPAGVYAADILTKSEAVKSGELTVSIDLFDRYPAPYGLIRYGVAPDHPRIKGIVNALHKVLDRGDIRFFGNVDYGTDISIEDLRKHYDAIIFATGAIKDADLNIPGIELEGSFGGADFVSWFDGHPDVPREWPLEATEIAVLGNGNVALDVARVLSKHADDLLVTEIPDNVYAGLKSSPVTDVHVFGRRGPAQVKFTPLELRELSHSKDVDIILYAEDFEFDEESDRQVQTNNQIKTMVGTLTNWIAEQPEDLSELKASRRLHLHFLHSPVEIVDSAETPGKVAGIKFERTELDGTGNARGTGEFIDYPVQAVYRAIGYFGSALPDVEFDHKKGVITNDGGRVLDADGQHVPGLYATGWIKRGPVGLIGHTKGDALETVTYLLEDRENLPVAEVPAADAVVELLDSRGVKFTSWEGWLALDAHELALGAAATEAGTSHGVEVKRERIKVVPREDMVNISRDGVAAQV, encoded by the coding sequence GTGTCAATTAGCACCCCCGTAGGTTCTGCGGACCGTCCGCTTCGCGTCGCCGTCATCGGCTCCGGCCCGGCCGGCGTGTACGCAGCGGACATCCTGACCAAGAGCGAGGCCGTCAAGAGCGGCGAACTCACCGTCAGCATCGACCTCTTTGATCGTTACCCGGCACCGTACGGCCTCATCCGCTACGGCGTTGCTCCGGACCACCCCCGCATCAAGGGCATCGTCAACGCCCTGCACAAGGTCCTGGACCGCGGCGACATCCGCTTCTTCGGCAACGTGGACTACGGCACGGACATCTCCATCGAGGACCTCCGCAAGCACTACGACGCCATCATCTTCGCCACCGGCGCCATCAAGGACGCGGACCTGAACATCCCGGGCATCGAACTTGAGGGCTCCTTCGGCGGTGCCGACTTCGTCTCCTGGTTCGACGGACACCCGGACGTTCCCCGCGAATGGCCGCTGGAGGCCACCGAAATCGCTGTCCTCGGCAACGGCAACGTGGCCTTGGACGTAGCCCGTGTTCTGTCCAAGCACGCCGATGACCTGCTGGTCACCGAAATCCCGGATAACGTTTACGCCGGGCTCAAGAGCTCACCGGTCACTGACGTGCACGTTTTCGGTCGCCGCGGTCCGGCCCAGGTGAAGTTCACCCCGTTGGAACTCCGCGAACTCTCGCACTCCAAGGACGTAGACATCATCCTCTACGCCGAGGACTTCGAGTTCGACGAAGAGTCCGACCGCCAGGTCCAGACGAACAACCAGATCAAGACCATGGTTGGCACGCTTACCAACTGGATCGCCGAACAGCCCGAGGACCTCTCCGAGCTCAAGGCATCCCGTCGCCTGCACCTGCACTTCCTGCACAGCCCGGTGGAGATCGTTGACTCCGCCGAAACCCCGGGCAAGGTTGCGGGCATCAAGTTCGAGCGCACTGAACTGGACGGCACGGGCAACGCCCGCGGCACCGGCGAGTTCATCGACTACCCGGTCCAGGCCGTGTACCGCGCCATCGGCTACTTCGGCTCGGCCCTGCCGGACGTCGAGTTCGACCACAAGAAGGGCGTTATCACCAACGACGGCGGCCGCGTCCTGGACGCCGACGGCCAGCACGTGCCGGGCCTCTACGCAACGGGCTGGATCAAGCGTGGTCCGGTTGGCCTCATCGGCCACACCAAGGGCGATGCCTTGGAAACCGTCACCTACCTCCTGGAAGACCGCGAGAACCTGCCGGTTGCCGAGGTTCCCGCAGCCGACGCAGTGGTTGAACTCCTTGACTCCCGCGGCGTGAAGTTCACCAGCTGGGAAGGCTGGCTGGCACTGGACGCCCACGAGCTCGCACTCGGCGCAGCAGCAACCGAGGCCGGCACCTCCCATGGTGTTGAGGTCAAGCGTGAGCGCATCAAGGTTGTGCCGCGCGAGGACATGGTCAACATTTCCCGTGATGGCGTAGCCGCGCAGGTCTAG
- the cobA gene encoding uroporphyrin-III C-methyltransferase (identified by match to protein family HMM PF00590; match to protein family HMM TIGR01469; match to protein family HMM TIGR01470) produces MTLDYPALPGVSEPLKHVTEPPYSFFMAIQDIYPTALRLLGRPVLVVGGGPVAERRAKGLLDAGAKVTVVAPVATEALRGLATSGLLTWEKREYRTSDVDGVWFVQTATGTAAVDTQVAADAEAQRIWCVNASDHEASAAWTPAVAVVDDVKIAINAGGDPRRAMALRNAVATALETGDLPLRRHRKPDAAGKTPAGSVALVGGGPGDSGLITVRGRRLLGQADVVVADRLGPRELLKELAPDVRVIEVGKTPGHHPVPQLEINQILVDEALKGNRVVRLKGGDPYVLGRGGEEAEFCRQNGVEVEVVSGVTSAISVPAAAGIPVTHRGLAKGFSVVTGHEELSEVPARPDHTVVLLMGVAQLRDSAAELAGSGLPLDTPVGIVENGYLPDQRVTIGTLGTIADQAEAVGVANPAVIVIGDVVRVSPFAPQHFKTADYSTITPNRPRVRSN; encoded by the coding sequence GTGACGTTGGATTACCCAGCGTTACCGGGTGTTTCCGAGCCTTTGAAGCATGTTACGGAGCCGCCCTACAGTTTTTTCATGGCAATACAGGACATTTACCCCACCGCACTGCGCCTTCTCGGCCGCCCGGTGCTGGTTGTGGGCGGCGGGCCCGTCGCGGAGCGCCGCGCCAAGGGACTGCTCGACGCCGGGGCGAAAGTCACCGTGGTCGCTCCCGTTGCCACTGAGGCACTTCGCGGACTCGCCACCTCCGGCCTCCTCACGTGGGAGAAGCGCGAGTACCGCACGTCAGACGTCGACGGCGTCTGGTTCGTTCAGACCGCCACAGGCACTGCCGCTGTGGATACCCAGGTAGCGGCCGACGCCGAGGCCCAGCGCATCTGGTGCGTCAACGCCTCGGATCACGAAGCATCAGCCGCCTGGACACCCGCCGTGGCCGTGGTGGACGACGTGAAGATCGCCATCAACGCCGGGGGAGACCCGCGCCGTGCCATGGCCCTTCGCAACGCCGTCGCCACGGCCCTCGAAACCGGGGACCTTCCGCTCCGCCGCCACCGCAAGCCGGATGCTGCCGGCAAGACGCCCGCAGGCTCTGTCGCTTTGGTAGGTGGAGGCCCTGGCGACTCGGGACTCATCACAGTTCGTGGCCGACGCCTGCTGGGCCAGGCCGACGTCGTGGTTGCTGACCGTCTTGGCCCGCGTGAGCTGCTGAAAGAGCTTGCCCCGGACGTCCGCGTCATTGAGGTGGGCAAGACACCCGGCCACCACCCGGTGCCGCAGCTCGAGATCAACCAAATCCTCGTGGACGAAGCCCTGAAGGGTAACCGCGTGGTGCGCCTCAAAGGCGGCGACCCCTACGTCCTGGGTCGCGGTGGCGAGGAAGCAGAATTCTGCCGGCAGAACGGCGTCGAGGTTGAAGTCGTGTCCGGTGTGACATCGGCAATCTCGGTTCCTGCCGCTGCGGGCATCCCGGTGACGCACCGCGGGCTGGCCAAAGGCTTCAGCGTAGTGACCGGCCACGAAGAGCTGTCCGAAGTCCCCGCACGCCCTGATCACACTGTGGTGTTGCTCATGGGAGTGGCGCAATTGCGCGATTCCGCGGCTGAGCTGGCAGGCTCCGGTCTGCCTTTGGACACACCAGTAGGTATCGTAGAGAACGGGTATTTGCCGGATCAGCGCGTCACCATCGGCACTCTGGGAACCATCGCGGACCAGGCGGAAGCCGTCGGCGTGGCCAACCCGGCGGTCATCGTGATCGGCGATGTGGTCCGTGTCAGCCCCTTTGCCCCGCAACACTTCAAGACCGCTGACTACAGCACTATTACCCCAAATCGTCCCCGCGTCCGCAGTAACTGA
- a CDS encoding hypothetical protein (identified by Glimmer2; putative) produces the protein MGWVPGASAALGALAVLSGLGAFAGLSGFGVFPTLGVIPQ, from the coding sequence GTGGGCTGGGTTCCCGGTGCCAGCGCGGCTTTGGGTGCCTTGGCTGTCTTGTCCGGTTTAGGCGCCTTCGCTGGCTTGTCCGGCTTTGGTGTCTTTCCAACCTTGGGGGTCATCCCTCAATAA
- a CDS encoding putative glutaminase (identified by match to protein family HMM PF04960), producing the protein MDIQNLLEDIVGAVQPHIGQGSVANYIPQLGAVDAHQFGVSLVTRDGDVFSAGDAHVEFSIQSISKVFALALVLASDGDRIWKRVFREPSGNPFNSLVQLESEEGIPRNPFINAGAIVVTDRLLSLTGNAAHAVRDLMRQETGNAGVDTDHHVAGSELANGHRNASLAHFLASCGNLENPVDDVLDSYAKQCALAMTCEDLALATRFLASNGLGGDGTLLLSPAQTKRINAVMLTCGTYDAAGEFAYRVGLPGKSGVGGGIVAVVPNKCAISVWSPGLGRSGNSVAGVAALDEFTTRTGWSVF; encoded by the coding sequence GTGGACATTCAGAACCTACTTGAGGACATTGTCGGAGCAGTTCAACCCCACATCGGCCAAGGATCCGTGGCTAATTACATTCCCCAGCTCGGGGCGGTGGACGCTCACCAGTTCGGGGTCTCGTTAGTCACCCGGGATGGCGACGTGTTTTCGGCCGGGGACGCCCACGTGGAGTTCTCCATCCAAAGCATCTCCAAGGTCTTCGCCCTCGCCTTGGTGCTGGCTTCCGATGGCGACCGCATCTGGAAGCGGGTGTTCCGCGAACCCTCGGGTAATCCGTTCAATTCCTTGGTCCAGTTGGAGAGCGAGGAAGGCATACCCCGCAACCCGTTCATCAACGCCGGGGCGATCGTGGTGACGGACCGGCTCCTTAGCCTGACAGGCAACGCCGCCCATGCCGTGCGGGACTTGATGCGCCAAGAAACAGGCAACGCAGGCGTTGACACTGATCACCACGTTGCCGGCTCGGAGCTGGCCAACGGTCACCGCAATGCCTCGCTGGCGCATTTCCTGGCAAGTTGCGGCAACCTGGAAAATCCGGTGGACGACGTTCTGGACTCCTATGCAAAGCAGTGCGCCCTGGCCATGACCTGTGAAGACCTGGCGCTCGCAACCCGGTTCCTGGCCTCCAACGGTTTGGGGGGAGACGGAACCCTGTTGCTGTCACCGGCGCAGACCAAGCGGATCAACGCCGTGATGCTCACCTGCGGAACGTACGATGCCGCGGGAGAATTCGCTTATCGCGTGGGCCTTCCGGGCAAGAGCGGCGTGGGCGGGGGGATCGTGGCCGTGGTTCCCAACAAGTGCGCCATCAGCGTGTGGAGCCCTGGCCTGGGAAGGTCCGGGAATTCCGTGGCAGGCGTGGCCGCGCTGGACGAATTCACTACGCGTACTGGCTGGTCGGTCTTTTAG
- a CDS encoding putative alkanal monooxygenase (FMN-linked) (identified by match to protein family HMM PF00296), with product MRNEPARVSVVPDMHKKRIGFLSFGHWARVPGSLVPTAGEALKQGIELAVAAEELGIDGAFFRVHHFARQQASPFPLLSAIAARTSRIEMGTGVIDMRYENPLYMAEEAAATDLISDGRLQLGVSRGSPEPARNGAANFGYVPADGEDGGDMARRHTALFRKAIAGHGVAEADPHYAGGATGLLPIQPQSPGLPQRIWWGAGTRKTAVWAAQQGMNLMSSTLLTEDTGVPFDELQAEQIHMFREAWAAAGHDFEPRISVSRSVIPIVDDIDNHYFGLRAQADSQDQVGILDGALSRFGKSYIGEPDALAEELAKDAAVQAADTILLTVPNQLGVDYNAKLLGNVAKHVAPAFGWSANDQKSLQVPFD from the coding sequence TTGAGGAATGAGCCGGCACGGGTCAGCGTTGTTCCGGACATGCACAAGAAACGGATCGGCTTCCTGTCCTTCGGCCACTGGGCGCGGGTCCCTGGCTCGCTCGTCCCAACGGCTGGCGAAGCGCTCAAGCAAGGAATCGAGCTAGCAGTTGCCGCGGAGGAGCTGGGCATAGATGGCGCCTTCTTCCGTGTCCACCACTTCGCCCGGCAACAGGCCTCGCCCTTCCCGCTCTTGAGCGCGATCGCCGCGCGGACCAGCCGCATCGAAATGGGTACCGGCGTGATCGACATGCGCTACGAGAACCCGCTCTACATGGCCGAGGAAGCCGCGGCTACGGACCTCATCAGTGACGGCAGGCTCCAGCTTGGCGTGAGCCGTGGTTCACCCGAGCCCGCCCGGAATGGTGCCGCGAACTTCGGGTACGTCCCAGCCGACGGCGAGGACGGCGGCGACATGGCCCGCCGCCACACCGCCCTGTTCCGCAAAGCCATCGCAGGGCACGGTGTCGCCGAGGCGGATCCCCATTACGCCGGAGGGGCCACAGGTTTGCTGCCTATCCAGCCCCAGTCACCAGGCCTGCCACAGCGGATCTGGTGGGGCGCCGGAACCCGGAAGACGGCCGTCTGGGCAGCCCAGCAAGGCATGAACCTCATGAGCTCCACTCTTCTCACGGAGGACACGGGTGTGCCCTTTGACGAGCTGCAGGCCGAGCAGATCCATATGTTCCGCGAGGCCTGGGCCGCTGCCGGGCATGACTTCGAACCGCGAATCTCTGTGAGCCGCAGCGTGATCCCCATCGTGGACGACATCGACAACCACTACTTCGGCCTCCGTGCCCAGGCAGACAGCCAGGACCAGGTAGGCATTCTCGACGGCGCGTTGTCCCGTTTCGGGAAAAGCTACATCGGCGAGCCGGACGCTTTGGCCGAGGAACTGGCCAAAGACGCGGCAGTCCAGGCAGCCGACACTATCCTGCTCACAGTGCCGAACCAGCTGGGCGTGGACTACAACGCCAAGCTGTTGGGGAACGTCGCGAAACACGTTGCCCCGGCTTTCGGGTGGAGCGCCAACGACCAAAAGTCGCTTCAGGTCCCGTTCGATTAG
- a CDS encoding riboflavin biosynthesis protein RibD (identified by match to protein family HMM PF01872), translating into MGRLTFSINVTLDGCVDHQEGIADDETHAHFTRLLDQNGAMLWGRTTYEMMEVYWPLVARGEVDAPQALREWAVKLEAKPKYVVSATRSDFPWTNSHHVAGELRTAVQELKDRTPNGVLVGSGKLATELDRLDLIDDYKFLIHPMITGHGPTLYQGGLPGTRHLDLISATPLSNGVVAMHYRRAD; encoded by the coding sequence ATGGGCCGTCTAACGTTCAGCATCAACGTCACTTTGGATGGTTGTGTTGACCACCAGGAGGGCATCGCCGATGACGAGACGCACGCCCACTTCACACGACTCCTGGACCAGAACGGCGCAATGCTCTGGGGCCGCACCACCTACGAAATGATGGAAGTCTACTGGCCCTTGGTGGCCCGCGGGGAAGTGGACGCGCCCCAGGCGTTGCGCGAGTGGGCGGTCAAACTCGAAGCCAAGCCGAAGTACGTCGTCTCGGCGACGCGGAGCGACTTCCCTTGGACCAACAGTCATCATGTCGCCGGGGAGCTGCGCACGGCGGTGCAGGAACTCAAGGACAGGACTCCCAACGGGGTGCTCGTAGGCAGCGGCAAACTCGCCACAGAGTTGGACCGATTGGATCTGATCGACGACTACAAATTCCTTATCCACCCCATGATCACCGGCCACGGCCCCACCCTGTACCAAGGCGGACTGCCCGGCACCCGGCACCTCGATCTGATCTCTGCGACGCCGCTCAGCAACGGCGTGGTGGCAATGCACTATCGACGCGCTGATTGA
- a CDS encoding hypothetical protein (identified by Glimmer2; putative), with the protein MNRLVFPRALSTISGRVSLLLLVAAVIAGIFGMHVVSGSHGVHSADSVSPEVAPDSSPHAHASSQLLHGPSPAEADRCTSGSCSCVQADNANCIPSLKTGSLAAPPPGTAVAIISATRGHQEPRPFWSYRPDAPTPGQLSISRT; encoded by the coding sequence GTGAACAGGCTAGTGTTCCCTCGAGCTCTTTCCACCATCTCCGGACGGGTCTCGCTCCTGCTTCTGGTGGCAGCTGTGATTGCGGGCATTTTTGGCATGCATGTGGTCAGCGGATCCCATGGCGTTCACTCGGCCGACTCTGTGTCTCCGGAAGTAGCCCCTGATTCATCACCTCACGCGCACGCCTCTTCGCAGCTTCTCCATGGGCCTTCGCCTGCGGAAGCGGACAGGTGCACGTCTGGAAGCTGCTCCTGCGTCCAGGCCGACAACGCCAACTGCATCCCTTCCTTGAAAACCGGCTCCTTGGCTGCGCCGCCTCCAGGTACCGCCGTTGCCATCATCTCCGCAACCCGGGGACACCAAGAACCCCGGCCTTTCTGGTCCTATCGGCCAGACGCGCCCACACCCGGGCAACTCAGCATCAGCAGGACGTAA
- a CDS encoding putative secreted protein with unknown function, DUF305-family (identified by match to protein family HMM PF03713) codes for MPPELAKDHSLMNKKRFIVPGAALAGLIALASCASNPGSDSMPGMHHGNTTASANSSTSEHNAADTMFAQMMIPHHAQAVEMSDAMLAKKDIPASVIALATKIKAAQAPEIDKMTAWLKSWNESSTMSGHGGHSMDGMLSDAELLKLDGSQGMEAAKLFLSQMIAHHEGAVTMAKTETSQGKNPDAVQLSKDIVTSQEQEIQEMKDLLAGL; via the coding sequence GTGCCGCCTGAATTGGCAAAGGACCATTCACTGATGAACAAAAAGCGCTTCATTGTCCCAGGGGCCGCTCTTGCAGGCCTGATCGCATTGGCCAGCTGTGCTTCGAATCCCGGCTCCGATTCGATGCCGGGCATGCATCACGGCAACACCACCGCGTCTGCCAACAGCAGCACCTCCGAGCACAATGCGGCGGACACAATGTTCGCCCAAATGATGATTCCCCACCACGCCCAAGCAGTGGAAATGTCCGACGCGATGCTGGCCAAGAAGGACATCCCTGCGTCTGTCATCGCTCTGGCAACAAAGATCAAAGCAGCGCAGGCACCGGAAATAGACAAGATGACGGCTTGGCTCAAGAGCTGGAACGAGTCGTCCACCATGTCCGGCCACGGTGGTCACAGCATGGACGGCATGCTGAGCGACGCCGAGCTGCTGAAACTCGATGGCTCCCAAGGCATGGAGGCGGCCAAGCTCTTCCTGAGCCAAATGATCGCCCACCATGAAGGCGCCGTCACCATGGCCAAGACCGAGACAAGCCAAGGCAAGAACCCCGACGCCGTCCAGCTCAGCAAGGACATCGTGACCTCACAGGAGCAGGAGATCCAGGAAATGAAGGACCTCCTGGCCGGTCTCTAG
- a CDS encoding hypothetical protein (identified by Glimmer2; putative), with protein MAGSTPSRHQHSFAPGAPFRRRVRALSRRLHQRLRGRLAGNAASHANAAQKPDGDLPPSGLFLPRSGAPEGGLLLFGEPSIGGGGFRVHVRGGLMLVSRRVLVTSAAVGLMAVSACGSPSAKPDPESVASIQAVIEQAIDRRNHQIVSGLAPSTDEIDHYFAPSAVAATEQEYLKLRRKAEDLLGHGVAFTDSRSEVTIKELTLVDGGAHAIASELTHLSHAPVAGVTGPDEGYVYEQKFELVRVGSEWRIESAGPTNPEAMPPTTVVDPRSEAAAGEAHAK; from the coding sequence TTGGCGGGTTCCACCCCTTCGCGCCACCAGCACTCCTTCGCGCCGGGCGCACCCTTCCGGCGTCGGGTCCGCGCCCTTTCGCGCCGTTTGCACCAGCGGTTACGGGGGCGTTTGGCGGGAAACGCTGCGAGTCACGCAAACGCAGCGCAAAAGCCCGACGGCGACCTCCCGCCGTCGGGCCTTTTCTTACCGAGGTCTGGTGCTCCTGAGGGCGGGCTGTTACTTTTCGGAGAGCCTTCAATTGGGGGAGGCGGTTTTAGGGTTCATGTGAGAGGCGGCCTGATGCTCGTGTCCCGGAGGGTCCTGGTAACAAGCGCAGCAGTTGGCCTCATGGCGGTCTCCGCGTGCGGGAGTCCGTCCGCGAAACCGGATCCCGAATCCGTGGCCTCCATACAAGCCGTCATCGAGCAAGCCATCGATCGTAGGAATCATCAGATTGTTTCCGGGCTGGCGCCAAGCACCGACGAGATTGACCACTACTTCGCCCCGTCTGCCGTGGCTGCAACGGAACAGGAATATCTGAAGCTTCGCAGGAAGGCCGAAGACCTTCTTGGCCATGGGGTTGCCTTCACGGACAGCAGGTCGGAAGTAACCATCAAGGAGTTGACGCTCGTTGATGGTGGGGCGCACGCCATCGCGTCGGAGCTGACTCATTTGTCGCATGCACCTGTGGCTGGGGTGACGGGACCTGACGAGGGTTACGTCTACGAGCAGAAGTTTGAGTTAGTGAGGGTGGGAAGCGAGTGGAGAATCGAGAGCGCGGGACCAACCAACCCGGAGGCAATGCCTCCCACCACAGTCGTTGATCCACGAAGTGAAGCAGCAGCGGGCGAGGCCCACGCGAAGTAG